Within the Tachysurus fulvidraco isolate hzauxx_2018 chromosome 3, HZAU_PFXX_2.0, whole genome shotgun sequence genome, the region GTAattgttttctatttaaaaaatgtgatgaaaCATCTTAAACCCTTTGAATGCAACTTTTTTGGTTCAGAAAACAAGTTTTTATTAAGGAAAATGTACCGTGGTAATTATGTGCTGGGTTTAAAGGCCAGTTTTAAAGCTCTTTTCCTGGATAAAAGGGTCTCAGCATTTCTCATTCAGACATTTCCCTCTCATCTGGAGTAAAAATTCAGGACATACTGTTATCAGCATGTCATTATAAACTCCACTATAATTATAATTCCACTTTAAATGACCATTCCTCTTCAAAAAGTTATCTTTACTAAACATTTCtacattgctgttttttttttttgttgttgttgttgttgttgccagAGGCGTGAACTTGGTGCCGTTTCTGGAGTACATTGGCTTACCGGACAGGCTGGTGGGAATTCTGCGAGACTCTCAGGGTGGATATGCCCTAACAGCCTATGCAATGTATAAGGTATCAATCGCACTAATTTAATACACAATATGCAGCACGGCAACTGTAAAATTTTTACTAATAGTTTAATGTCCTGAACAGCTTGCTACGCCAGCCAGGTACACGGTGACGATGGGTGGCACGTCTCTCACAGTGCAGTATCTCCGCAAACACGGTTATTTCTCCACACCTCCTCCAGTCACAGAGTATCTACAGGATAAAATGGAAGAGACCAGAGAGAAACTCTCTGAGAAGATGGAGGAGACAAAAGAACGAttttcagagaaaatggagGAAACTAAAGAGCTCCTGTCAGAACGCATGGAAGAGACTAAAGAGCGTCTTGCTGAAAAAATGGAGGAGACAAAAGACAAGCTGGCTGAGAAACTGCAGGAGACCAAAGACACAGTTTCTTTACGGAAGAAAACGGATTAACAGAAAAACGCTGAATATGGCAGGGTTGTAAAATTCTACAGTAATTTCTAAactgtataaatgtgttatGTGTATCTCAAACTTCCTGCCCTAACACAAATTGATTCGATCTAAAGGACCTGAATCctcatttgtttttatcattaattaatgaaatCTAGAAACTTGAACATGTAACTAAATAAGGGTGATTGCTGCCACTGTGCTTATGTTCATAACTGGACAGAGAAAATAGGTTAATCAGAAAAAGCACACCTACATGAAAATCCTAACAAGCAGAATGAAAAATGGAATATTGGCACAAAAACAGTGAGGAAAAGGTCTGCGCATTTATTAAGCAGCACCTCCATTTTTTTAACCAACCAAAGAGAACATTCACTCATTCGcagtttgggggttcgattcctgcctctgctatgtgtgtagtttgcatgctctccctgTGCCAgaggggtttcctctgtgtactccggtttccttccccggtccaaagacatacagtGTAGGCTGATTGGTATCTAAAATGTATGTGTGCAGTTGTGTCCTGTGATAGGCAGCCATCCTGTCCAGGGTATCATACACACCCTGCCTTATGCCCCGTGTCTCCAGGGGTAGGCTACAGGTGCCCCTTGGCCCAGTAGGATAAGCAGTgtaatgaatagatggatggatttttcACATAAATATAATATCCAAAAATGTTCAGGAACAAAATTGGACCTTTTTAGACAACATAATTTTATACTTATAGGCAGATTGAAAGTAAACCACACACGTACCTTTTCCCTTGATATATCCTAGGGGTattaaaagagataaaaagtacgatgctgctttttttttgattgtgtAGATATTTGACACAAACTGAGTTGTAATCACTAGCAGAAACACCAAGTAGACACTGACACTTATGTAGACTTAAACTCCGAGGTCAGGCAGACTCTAACTGAGCAGGGGAGTGTATGAGTAGTGCAGTGGGTTTGGGAATGAAAATTGACCTAGACTGGGactacagtaaaatacaatggGGGAGTGAGGTTTAAAGCACTTGTTTAGCCAAGTGCCAAAACTTAAACACCACGAAATGGCAAGAATAATTGGGAAATGGTGCCACCATGTTTTTGACAGAGATTTCAGTGTAATATTCCTACAAATGATCAAGTTCAATGAACGCAAACAAACCCTTCATTACATTCAGCACTTTTCTTCCTCTGTACATGCTGCATGGCACATGTCAACTTCTCCATATAGTAGGAAACACCTCTGCTTGTGTGCAGGCCGTATTTTATAGAACGTACATTTACGGctcaaaaaaattaacaaaacgAAGATGGGTGCTCTTTACGTGAAAAGGGTCTCACTTTATCAAATATATTATGATGGCACAATTCCAGCTTGAAATAGCAATAATCATTCTGCAAAAGGTGTTAGAAATGTGTGCATTTATTTCTGCTCAGAGCAAATCAAGATATTTAATGATTCATAAAAAGCTGTAATGTTTGTATTAGAAGTTGTGTGTATTAATGCAGGTGAAGCAAGTACAAGGGAATCATCTAAAGccataagtgtgtgtttgattttatcTGTATAATGAATCAAGATTTTCACTATTTTATGATTGAGCACTGTGTTTTGGGAAGAATGACTAACCAGTCTTGTAATAAACACCTTTTGTTCATCCGTGTCAAGAGTAGAATTCAGTGGTTGTGAGTATGTACAGACTGTTTCTTGATTGTTAAAGGCAATGAAAGGAAGGACACagctgaattttatttattttcttacattttaatgGTTTAGCTGTAGTTTGACCACAGCAGTACAAGCATAAAATCTTTGACTACAACAGCATTTAGAGCAACGGTTTTTTTGActattttgaacttttttttttctgaaaaagtATTGCAATAACAGACCTTAGGCCTAGAACCTAGTACATCACAATTGCTTAAATAAAAAGAGGCAAAATACACATATTTAACgtgtatataaacatatgtatgtacgtgtatgcAGAAATACAAGTACACACTtatgcgtacacacacaaaacgctgGGGTACaagttttgtaaataaaaactaaaatgatACAAAGTCCATGACGGAAGCAGTCCAGTATTGACCAATAATGCTGAAAAGCTACGGTTAGCGGTGGTGTGTACAAGCATCTGATGCTTTGAGGAAAACAAACCGAGGCGCAATCAGTTTCAGTCGGCGCACGTTAAGGGTTACACAGCCTTAACACCACAAACCTCTCAAGGCTACCTAGCAAGGAGCACTGGAGAAATGAAATGCCGTCACTATGTACATCATCTTCAGTTCAGTTGATTTGGACATGCTCAACAGTTACAGTGGACACCCAGCAGTAAtcgtgattaaaaaaaaaattccccacTTTGTTCCGACATACCACGTACACAGaatgtgtgaaataaataagtaagaaaTAAGAATGGTAGAAGTGTCAGTGTAGTCGCTGTCTG harbors:
- the fam210ab gene encoding uncharacterized protein C18orf19 homolog B, producing MMQRVLCPAAVSLHSVFQNLNMRDLSVGTHILHINRFTVRCFSSSCITRNSESHRTRPEVQTAAQRQERSQGETVAPPQGTGDLDPLQDKSIGLYQRFKKTFKQYGKVMVPVHLVTSTVWLGTFYYAAMKGVNLVPFLEYIGLPDRLVGILRDSQGGYALTAYAMYKLATPARYTVTMGGTSLTVQYLRKHGYFSTPPPVTEYLQDKMEETREKLSEKMEETKERFSEKMEETKELLSERMEETKERLAEKMEETKDKLAEKLQETKDTVSLRKKTD